Proteins encoded by one window of Kribbella flavida DSM 17836:
- a CDS encoding aldo/keto reductase produces MRYRTLGATGIEVSVHCLGTMMFGAVGNPDHADSIRIIHAALDSGVNFVDTADMYSAGESEEIVGKALQGRRDDVVLATKVHFPMGEGRNRGGNSRRWITMEVDNSLRRLGTDWIDLYQVHRPDHCTDIEETLSVLTDLVGQGKIRAFGCSTFPAEDIVEAYHVAERRGYGKFRTEQPPYSLVARGIERSLLPTAQRLNMGVLTWSPLASGFLSGKIRKDQPVDLTTGRAALTPFRFDPSIPGNAAKFDALEQLTELAESIGRTLPELALAFVVAHPAVTSVITGPRTMEHLEGTLKGLDLVLDDEILDRIDEIVPPGTDLYPPDGAWRPVSLTDPARRRRPLEDRAAG; encoded by the coding sequence ATGCGTTACCGCACTCTCGGCGCGACCGGTATCGAGGTCAGCGTGCACTGCCTCGGCACGATGATGTTCGGTGCCGTCGGCAACCCCGACCACGCCGACAGCATCCGGATCATTCACGCCGCGCTCGACAGCGGCGTCAACTTCGTCGACACCGCCGACATGTACTCCGCCGGCGAGTCGGAGGAGATCGTCGGCAAGGCGCTGCAGGGCCGGCGCGACGACGTCGTGCTGGCCACCAAGGTGCACTTCCCGATGGGCGAGGGCCGCAACCGCGGCGGCAACTCGCGCCGCTGGATCACGATGGAGGTGGACAACAGCCTGCGCCGGCTCGGCACCGACTGGATCGACCTCTACCAGGTGCACCGGCCGGACCACTGCACCGACATCGAGGAGACGCTGTCGGTGCTGACCGACCTGGTCGGCCAGGGCAAGATCCGCGCGTTCGGCTGCTCGACGTTCCCGGCCGAGGACATCGTCGAGGCGTACCACGTCGCCGAGCGCCGCGGCTACGGCAAGTTCCGCACCGAGCAGCCGCCGTACTCGCTGGTCGCGCGCGGGATCGAGCGGTCCCTGCTGCCGACCGCCCAGCGGCTGAACATGGGCGTGCTGACCTGGAGCCCGCTGGCGTCCGGCTTCCTGTCCGGCAAGATCCGCAAGGACCAGCCGGTCGACCTGACCACCGGCCGGGCGGCGCTCACCCCGTTCCGCTTCGACCCGTCGATCCCGGGCAACGCGGCCAAGTTCGACGCGCTGGAGCAGCTGACCGAGCTGGCCGAGAGCATCGGCCGGACGTTGCCGGAGCTCGCGCTGGCCTTCGTCGTGGCGCACCCGGCCGTCACCTCGGTGATCACCGGCCCGCGGACGATGGAGCACCTGGAGGGCACGCTCAAGGGCCTCGACCTCGTGCTCGACGACGAGATCCTGGACCGGATCGACGAGATCGTGCCGCCCGGCACCGACCTGTACCCGCCCGACGGCGCCTGGCGGCCCGTCTCGCTCACCGACCCGGCCAGGCGTCGCCGTCCGCTCGAGGACCGCGCGGCCGGCTGA
- a CDS encoding aldo/keto reductase: protein MQYRTLGRTGVQVSTLALGAMNFGSIGRTTPDEVTAIVDAALASGINLIDTADMYGRGESEELLGKAIAGRRDDLVLATKAGMPMSDQRDHQGSSRRWLVTALENSLRRLGVDHVDLYQIHRWDPATSDEETLSALTDLQRAGKIRYFGSSTFPAYRIVQAEWAARENRLGRYVTEQPSYSILQRGIEAHVLPVTEQYGLGVLAWSPLASGWLSGAIRAGREIATSRSTFMPQRFDLSLPINQARLEAVEQLAAVADEAGLTMIQLALGFVTAHPGVTSAIIGPRTLDHLHSQLAAADTVLSADVLDAIDGIVAPGVDLAAGEKFDTPPALLDPALRRR, encoded by the coding sequence ATGCAGTACCGCACTTTGGGCCGGACCGGCGTACAGGTCAGCACGCTGGCGCTCGGCGCGATGAACTTCGGCAGCATCGGCCGCACCACCCCGGACGAGGTGACCGCGATCGTGGACGCCGCCCTGGCAAGCGGAATCAACCTCATCGACACCGCCGACATGTACGGCCGGGGCGAGTCGGAGGAGCTGCTCGGCAAGGCCATCGCCGGGCGTCGCGACGACCTCGTGCTCGCCACCAAGGCCGGCATGCCGATGAGCGACCAGCGCGACCACCAGGGCAGCTCCCGCCGCTGGCTGGTCACCGCGCTGGAGAACAGCCTGCGCCGGCTGGGCGTCGACCACGTCGATCTCTACCAGATCCACCGCTGGGACCCGGCCACCAGCGACGAGGAGACGCTGTCGGCGCTGACCGATCTGCAGCGCGCCGGAAAAATCCGCTACTTCGGCTCGTCGACGTTCCCGGCGTACCGGATCGTGCAGGCCGAGTGGGCCGCCCGGGAGAACCGCCTCGGCCGGTACGTCACCGAGCAGCCCAGCTACTCGATCCTGCAGCGCGGCATCGAGGCGCACGTGCTGCCCGTGACCGAGCAGTACGGGCTCGGGGTGCTGGCGTGGAGCCCGCTCGCCTCCGGCTGGCTGTCGGGCGCGATCCGCGCGGGCCGCGAGATCGCCACCAGCCGCTCGACCTTCATGCCGCAACGCTTCGACCTCAGCCTGCCCATCAACCAGGCCAGGCTCGAGGCCGTGGAGCAGTTGGCCGCGGTGGCCGACGAAGCGGGCCTGACGATGATCCAGCTGGCGCTCGGGTTCGTGACCGCGCACCCCGGCGTGACCAGCGCGATCATCGGGCCGCGCACCCTCGACCACCTGCACTCCCAGCTCGCCGCCGCGGACACCGTGCTGTCCGCCGACGTGCTCGACGCCATCGACGGGATCGTCGCTCCGGGCGTCGACCTGGCCGCCGGCGAGAAGTTCGACACCCCACCCGCCCTGCTCGACCCGGCGCTGCGGCGTCGCTGA
- a CDS encoding MerR family transcriptional regulator, with protein sequence MNDGLSIGQVAERTGMSVHALRFYEREGILPEPVRRESNGRRIYSEDDVDWLEMCIRFRSSGMPLDTIRRYTELVRQGPGNEADRLALLQSHQEHVRHQLDALNACLAVITHKVEIYQRHLDQGTAECLWTVPTPADESPLAAGQ encoded by the coding sequence ATGAACGACGGGCTGAGCATCGGGCAGGTGGCGGAGCGGACCGGGATGAGCGTGCACGCGCTGCGCTTCTACGAGCGCGAGGGCATCCTGCCCGAGCCGGTCCGGCGCGAGTCGAACGGGCGACGGATCTACAGCGAGGACGACGTCGACTGGCTGGAGATGTGCATCCGGTTCCGCTCGTCCGGGATGCCGCTCGACACCATCCGCCGCTACACCGAGCTGGTCCGCCAGGGCCCCGGCAACGAGGCCGACCGGCTCGCGCTGCTGCAGAGCCACCAGGAACATGTCCGGCACCAGCTGGACGCGCTCAACGCCTGCCTGGCGGTGATCACCCACAAGGTCGAGATCTACCAGCGGCACCTCGACCAGGGCACCGCCGAGTGCCTCTGGACCGTTCCCACCCCGGCCGACGAGTCCCCGCTCGCCGCCGGCCAGTGA
- a CDS encoding TetR/AcrR family transcriptional regulator produces MVQPDAGSGAPAPRKRADARRNEQTLLEAAAAAFVRSGVDVPVRDIAAQAGVGVGTIYRHFPTRADLIVAVYRHQVEACAEAGPTLLASSPTPYAALAAWIDLFVDFLVTKHGLAEALRSDAAAFQTLHTYFLDRLVPVCTELLDAAADEIRTDLAAYELLRGVGNLCIGAGNDSRYDARRLVGVLVAGLRREQ; encoded by the coding sequence GTGGTGCAGCCCGACGCGGGATCAGGTGCGCCGGCGCCGCGGAAGCGGGCCGACGCCCGGCGCAACGAGCAGACCCTGCTCGAGGCGGCCGCCGCCGCGTTCGTCCGGTCGGGCGTCGACGTGCCGGTGCGGGACATCGCCGCGCAGGCGGGCGTCGGCGTCGGCACGATCTACCGGCACTTCCCGACCCGGGCCGACCTGATCGTCGCGGTCTACCGGCACCAGGTCGAGGCCTGCGCCGAGGCCGGTCCGACGCTGCTGGCGAGCAGCCCCACGCCGTACGCCGCGCTGGCGGCCTGGATCGACCTGTTCGTCGACTTCCTGGTCACCAAGCACGGCCTGGCCGAGGCGTTGCGGTCCGACGCCGCCGCCTTCCAGACCCTGCACACCTACTTCCTCGACCGCTTGGTTCCGGTCTGCACCGAGCTGCTCGACGCCGCGGCGGACGAGATCAGGACCGACCTGGCGGCGTACGAGCTGCTGCGTGGCGTCGGGAATCTCTGCATCGGAGCGGGCAACGACTCCCGCTACGACGCGCGCCGCCTGGTCGGCGTACTCGTCGCGGGGCTGCGTCGCGAGCAGTGA